The following are from one region of the Odontesthes bonariensis isolate fOdoBon6 chromosome 16, fOdoBon6.hap1, whole genome shotgun sequence genome:
- the ltbp3 gene encoding latent-transforming growth factor beta-binding protein 3 isoform X1, producing MPSMISHLLVIWLSVHRLVWCAERSSTPERFKVVIAPLICKRICLKGQCQDKCEQGNNTTLIAENGQAADTLIGPGFRVVVCPLTCMNGGVCSSRKHCLCPPGFTGRLCQFPLQQTQQPQAARGNEQPVYPVALKPDGQKFVEHSGIGRTQLTQTHSIFSLPMSQGGHHSSEVQINVRVHHTPDTSVVFQSIDQSDAKPPHKTGPRLIHHKPKGRCFQETTPKQACNSTPLPVLTNQEECCGSVGNSWGQNKCYQCPKLPNASVKQTIVEEYGSTCPQGYKRFNTTHCQDINECSMQGVCQNGDCLNTLGSFKCSCKSGFVLERNRCVDSPAEQAQCFRLVSEARGCEHPLSTRITQEMCCCTVGKAWGHSCERCPQVGTVAFTQICPAGKGYFLQSITETVAFPPIIFSQSYGKEEQERVEKPAETYTVKQTHSNTSRPRVPVVKPTPPTIIRMNPGNDPLETQIKVFPETDECGLSRNICGHGECENSPNGRICHCHPGYHLSSLRNICEDDNECESEPCGHGRGRCINTEGAYKCFCRPGYKHMVQHGRLKCVDMNECAEPDICGVGGICRNLPGSYKCECHSGFRSKSHRHPACEDINECLNPDTCPNEQCENTPGSYECVPCLPGHEAHAGTCYDVNECQKPGICPNGRCENLPGTYRCLCNEGFLHSADSKSCRDIDECADVRLCAYGRCINTDGSFKCQCYPGYQRTQEGSHCEDINECKTPSNCVRGRCINNMGSYHCECQKGYTLVGGRECQDIDECATDRSLCQPYGFCENRPGSYVCVCNHGFVLSEDGHYCEAVRVPTDEKKECYLNLDDTVFCDSVLAINVTKQECCCSIGVGWGDHCEIYPCPVSHSAEFHSLCPNGQGLYYEEGFQYSLPAYHDIDECSLFAEEICKKGRCENTMPGYECYCQQGFYYDGNLLECIDVNECHDESLCTNGQCVNTEGSFYCICNRPWTPDSNKKKCVMATVADVNECEDPENCKNGLCVDTFGSYYCVCTPPWTLAIDRNSCITPEEQADVNECQDPSYCKNGRCENTPGSFHCFCDPPLTFSAALKQCVYDDRTAAHKDVCFVQVDEGLICSDPVKDLVATYSECCCHFGRGWGPECNTCPSRNSEMFSRLCEMHLDTESDGEPDFLPAFANYNPGDSSEEDSDECSCANGRCVRSYLGTMCECNPGFRLDHSRARCTDIDECAERGARVNPCKNARCVNTLGSYKCFCKHGFVATRRPNVCARRRSR from the exons TTGTTTGTCCCCTGACGTGCATGAATGGAGGAGTGTGCAGCTCCAGGAAGCACTGCCTGTGCCCTCCCGGCTTCACCGGGCGACTCTGCCAGTTTCCACTccagcagacgcagcaacctcAGGCAGCGCGCGGCAACGAGCAGCCCGTGTACCCCGTGGCCCTGAAACCAGACGGGCAGAAGTTTGTGGAGCATTCGGGCATAGGCCGCACCCAGCTGACACAAACGCACTCGATTTTCAGCCTGCCGATGTCGCAAGGGGGGCACCACTCATCAGAAG TGCAGATTAACGTACGTGTTCACCACACGCCGGACACCTCTGTGGTCTTTCAATCCATCGACCAATCAGATGCCAAGCCTCCTCACAAGACAGGGCCGCGTCTGATCCACCACAAACCGAAGGGGCGTTGCTTCCAGGAGACCACGCCGAAACAAGCT TGCAACAGCACGCCACTTCCCGTTCTGACCAATCAGGAGGAATGCTGTGGCAGCGTGGGAAACTCGTGGGGACAAAACAAGTGTTATCAGTGCCCCAAATTACCAA ATGCATCAGTCAAACAGACCATTGTGGAGGAGTACGGCTCCACCTGTCCTCAAGGCTATAAAAGATTCAACACCACTCACTGTCAAG ACATCAACGAGTGCTCCATGCAGGGCGTCTGTCAGAACGGAGATTGCCTCAACACACTGGGCAGTTTCAAATGTTCCTGCAAGTCCGGTTTTGTCTTGGAGAGGAACCGATGTGTCG ATTCTCCGGCTGAGCAGGCTCAGTGCTTCCGGTTGGTATCCGAAGCCAGGGGCTGCGAGCACCCTCTGTCAACCAGAATCACCCAGGAGATGTGCTGCTGCACGGTGGGAAAAGCCTGGGGCCACAGTTGTGAAAGATGTCCTCAGGTGGGCACAG TGGCCTTCACTCAGATCTGTCCTGCTGGGAAAGGATACTTTCTTCAAAGTATAACTGAGACCGTGGCTTTCCCTCCCATCATCTTTTCCCAAAGTTATGGCAAAGAAG AACAAGAGAGGGTG GAGAAGCCTGCAGAGACATACACTGTGAAGCAGACTCACTCCAACACCAGCCGTCCTCGTGTGCCTG TTGTTAAACCCACCCCTCCAACAATCATCCGAATGAACCCAGGCAATGACCCCCTCGAAACACAGATAAAAGTCTTCC CGGAGACAGATGAATGTGGGCTGAGCAGAAACATTTGTGGTCACGGAGAGTGTGAGAACAGCCCGAATGGCCGCATCTGTCACTGTCACCCTGGCTACCATCTCAGCTCACTGAGGAACATCTGTGAAG ATGATAACGAGTGTGAGTCGGAGCCATGCGGCCACGGCAGAGGCCGCTGCATCAACACAGAAGGAGCGTACAAATGCTTCTGTCGCCCGGGCTATAAACACATGGTGCAGCATGGAAGACTCAAGTGCGTAG ATATGAACGAGTGCGCCGAGCCAGACATATGCGGCGTGGGAGGCATCTGTCGAAACTTGCCCGGTTCTTATAAATGTGAATGCCACAGTGGCTTTAGGAGCAAATCCCACCGTCATCCCGCCTGTGAAG ACATCAATGAGTGCTTGAATCCCGACACTTGTCCCAATGAGCAGTGTGAAAACACACCAGGCTCTTATGAGTGTGTTCCCTGCCTGCCCGGCCATGAGGCCCATGCTGGAACCTGCTACG ATGTTAATGAATGTCAGAAACCCGGCATCTGTCCAAACGGCCGCTGTGAGAACCTTCCTGGTACTTACCGTTGCCTGTGCAACGAGGGCTTCCTCCATTCTGCAGACAGCAAAAGTTGCAGGG ACATTGACGAGTGTGCGGACGTTCGGCTGTGCGCTTATGGCCGCTGCATCAACACGGATGGCTCCTTTAAGTGCCAGTGCTACCCGGGATACCAGCGCACACAGGAGGGCAGCCACTGTGAAG ATATCAATGAGTGTAAGACACCATCGAACTGTGTGAGGGGCCGTTGTATTAACAACATGGGCTCATACCACTGTGAGTGCCAGAAGGGGTACACACTGGTCGGAGGCAGGGAATGCCAAG ACATAGACGAATGTGCCACCGACAGAAGTCTCTGCCAACCCTACGGCTTTTGTGAGAACAGACCGGGCtcgtatgtgtgtgtctgcaatCACGGTTTTGTCCTCTCAGAGGACGGACACTACTGCGAGG CAGTTCGAGTGCCGACAGATGAGAAGAAAGAGTGCTACCTGAACCTCGATGACACTGTGTTCTGCGACAGCGTCCTGGCCATCAACGTCACCAAGCAGGAGTGCTGCTGCTCCATTGGAGTGGGCTGGGGAGATCACTGTGAGATCTACCCCTGCCCCGTCTCTCACTCAG CTGAGTTCCACTCGCTGTGTCCAAACGGCCAAGGCCTCTACTATGAGGAAGGATTCCAGTACAGCCTGCCTGCCTACCACG ATATCGACGAGTGCTCTTTGTTTGCCGAGGAGATCTGTAAGAAGGGTCGCTGTGAGAATACGATGCCAGGCTACGAGTGCTACTGCCAACAAGGCTTCTACTACGATGGCAACCTTCTCGAGTGCATCG ATGTGAACGAATGCCACGACGAGTCCCTGTGCACTAATGGTCAGTGCGTCAACACTGAAGGGTCCTTCTACTGCATCTGTAACCGGCCCTGGACCCCGGACTCCAACAAGAAGAAGTGTGTGATGGCCACAGTAGCAG ATGTGAATGAATGCGAGGACCCAGAGAACTGTAAAAATGGTTTATGTGTGGACACTTTCGGGTCATACTACTGCGTTTGCACTCCACCCTGGACCCTGGCCATTGACCGAAACAGTTGCATAACTCCGGAGGAGCAGGCCG ATGTGAATGAGTGCCAGGACCCCTCGTACTGTAAGAATGGGAGGTGTGAGAACACGCCCGGCTCCTTTCACTGTTTTTGCGACCCTCCCCTCACCTTCAGTGCAGCGCTGAAACAGTGCGTCTATGACG ATCGCACGGCAGCACACAAGGATGTGTGTTTTGTGCAGGTCGATGAGGGCCTCATCTGCAGTGATCCTGTGAAGGACCTGGTGGCGACCTACTCGGAGTGCTGCTGTCACTTCGGTCGCGGCTGGGGACCCGAGTGCAACACCTGCCCGTCCAGAAACTCGG AGATGTTCAGTCGTCTGTGTGAGATGCATCTTGACACAGAGTCTGATGGGGAACCGGATTTCCTGCCAGCTTTCGCCAACTACAACCCAG GTGACAGTTCAGAAGAGGATTCAGACGAATGCAGCTGTGCAAATGGCCGCTGTGTACGCTCCTATCTGGGCACCATGTGTGAATGTAACCCAGGCTTTAGGTTAGACCACTCCCGTGCCCGCTGTACAG aCATTGATGAGTGTGCAGAGCGAGGCGCCCGCGTCAATCCCTGCAAGAATGCTCGCTGTGTGAACACACTGGGTTCATATAAGTGCTTCTGCAAACACGGCTTCGTGGCCACGCGCAGGCCAAATGTGTGTGCCCGTCGCAGGTCTCGGTAA
- the ltbp3 gene encoding latent-transforming growth factor beta-binding protein 3 isoform X3, whose amino-acid sequence MPSMISHLLVIWLSVHRLVWCAERSSTPERFKVVIAPLICKRICLKGQCQDKCEQGNNTTLIAENGQAADTLIGPGFRVVVCPLTCMNGGVCSSRKHCLCPPGFTGRLCQFPLQQTQQPQAARGNEQPVYPVALKPDGQKFVEHSGIGRTQLTQTHSIFSLPMSQGGHHSSEVQINVRVHHTPDTSVVFQSIDQSDAKPPHKTGPRLIHHKPKGRCFQETTPKQACNSTPLPVLTNQEECCGSVGNSWGQNKCYQCPKLPNASVKQTIVEEYGSTCPQGYKRFNTTHCQDINECSMQGVCQNGDCLNTLGSFKCSCKSGFVLERNRCVDSPAEQAQCFRLVSEARGCEHPLSTRITQEMCCCTVGKAWGHSCERCPQVGTVAFTQICPAGKGYFLQSITETVAFPPIIFSQSYGKEEQERVEKPAETYTVKQTHSNTSRPRVPVVKPTPPTIIRMNPGNDPLETQIKVFPETDECGLSRNICGHGECENSPNGRICHCHPGYHLSSLRNICEDDNECESEPCGHGRGRCINTEGAYKCFCRPGYKHMVQHGRLKCVDMNECAEPDICGVGGICRNLPGSYKCECHSGFRSKSHRHPACEDINECLNPDTCPNEQCENTPGSYECVPCLPGHEAHAGTCYDVNECQKPGICPNGRCENLPGTYRCLCNEGFLHSADSKSCRDIDECADVRLCAYGRCINTDGSFKCQCYPGYQRTQEGSHCEDINECKTPSNCVRGRCINNMGSYHCECQKGYTLVGGRECQDIDECATDRSLCQPYGFCENRPGSYVCVCNHGFVLSEDGHYCEAVRVPTDEKKECYLNLDDTVFCDSVLAINVTKQECCCSIGVGWGDHCEIYPCPVSHSAEFHSLCPNGQGLYYEEGFQYSLPAYHDIDECSLFAEEICKKGRCENTMPGYECYCQQGFYYDGNLLECIDVNECHDESLCTNGQCVNTEGSFYCICNRPWTPDSNKKKCVMATVADVNECEDPENCKNGLCVDTFGSYYCVCTPPWTLAIDRNSCITPEEQADRTAAHKDVCFVQVDEGLICSDPVKDLVATYSECCCHFGRGWGPECNTCPSRNSEMFSRLCEMHLDTESDGEPDFLPAFANYNPGDSSEEDSDECSCANGRCVRSYLGTMCECNPGFRLDHSRARCTDIDECAERGARVNPCKNARCVNTLGSYKCFCKHGFVATRRPNVCARRRSR is encoded by the exons TTGTTTGTCCCCTGACGTGCATGAATGGAGGAGTGTGCAGCTCCAGGAAGCACTGCCTGTGCCCTCCCGGCTTCACCGGGCGACTCTGCCAGTTTCCACTccagcagacgcagcaacctcAGGCAGCGCGCGGCAACGAGCAGCCCGTGTACCCCGTGGCCCTGAAACCAGACGGGCAGAAGTTTGTGGAGCATTCGGGCATAGGCCGCACCCAGCTGACACAAACGCACTCGATTTTCAGCCTGCCGATGTCGCAAGGGGGGCACCACTCATCAGAAG TGCAGATTAACGTACGTGTTCACCACACGCCGGACACCTCTGTGGTCTTTCAATCCATCGACCAATCAGATGCCAAGCCTCCTCACAAGACAGGGCCGCGTCTGATCCACCACAAACCGAAGGGGCGTTGCTTCCAGGAGACCACGCCGAAACAAGCT TGCAACAGCACGCCACTTCCCGTTCTGACCAATCAGGAGGAATGCTGTGGCAGCGTGGGAAACTCGTGGGGACAAAACAAGTGTTATCAGTGCCCCAAATTACCAA ATGCATCAGTCAAACAGACCATTGTGGAGGAGTACGGCTCCACCTGTCCTCAAGGCTATAAAAGATTCAACACCACTCACTGTCAAG ACATCAACGAGTGCTCCATGCAGGGCGTCTGTCAGAACGGAGATTGCCTCAACACACTGGGCAGTTTCAAATGTTCCTGCAAGTCCGGTTTTGTCTTGGAGAGGAACCGATGTGTCG ATTCTCCGGCTGAGCAGGCTCAGTGCTTCCGGTTGGTATCCGAAGCCAGGGGCTGCGAGCACCCTCTGTCAACCAGAATCACCCAGGAGATGTGCTGCTGCACGGTGGGAAAAGCCTGGGGCCACAGTTGTGAAAGATGTCCTCAGGTGGGCACAG TGGCCTTCACTCAGATCTGTCCTGCTGGGAAAGGATACTTTCTTCAAAGTATAACTGAGACCGTGGCTTTCCCTCCCATCATCTTTTCCCAAAGTTATGGCAAAGAAG AACAAGAGAGGGTG GAGAAGCCTGCAGAGACATACACTGTGAAGCAGACTCACTCCAACACCAGCCGTCCTCGTGTGCCTG TTGTTAAACCCACCCCTCCAACAATCATCCGAATGAACCCAGGCAATGACCCCCTCGAAACACAGATAAAAGTCTTCC CGGAGACAGATGAATGTGGGCTGAGCAGAAACATTTGTGGTCACGGAGAGTGTGAGAACAGCCCGAATGGCCGCATCTGTCACTGTCACCCTGGCTACCATCTCAGCTCACTGAGGAACATCTGTGAAG ATGATAACGAGTGTGAGTCGGAGCCATGCGGCCACGGCAGAGGCCGCTGCATCAACACAGAAGGAGCGTACAAATGCTTCTGTCGCCCGGGCTATAAACACATGGTGCAGCATGGAAGACTCAAGTGCGTAG ATATGAACGAGTGCGCCGAGCCAGACATATGCGGCGTGGGAGGCATCTGTCGAAACTTGCCCGGTTCTTATAAATGTGAATGCCACAGTGGCTTTAGGAGCAAATCCCACCGTCATCCCGCCTGTGAAG ACATCAATGAGTGCTTGAATCCCGACACTTGTCCCAATGAGCAGTGTGAAAACACACCAGGCTCTTATGAGTGTGTTCCCTGCCTGCCCGGCCATGAGGCCCATGCTGGAACCTGCTACG ATGTTAATGAATGTCAGAAACCCGGCATCTGTCCAAACGGCCGCTGTGAGAACCTTCCTGGTACTTACCGTTGCCTGTGCAACGAGGGCTTCCTCCATTCTGCAGACAGCAAAAGTTGCAGGG ACATTGACGAGTGTGCGGACGTTCGGCTGTGCGCTTATGGCCGCTGCATCAACACGGATGGCTCCTTTAAGTGCCAGTGCTACCCGGGATACCAGCGCACACAGGAGGGCAGCCACTGTGAAG ATATCAATGAGTGTAAGACACCATCGAACTGTGTGAGGGGCCGTTGTATTAACAACATGGGCTCATACCACTGTGAGTGCCAGAAGGGGTACACACTGGTCGGAGGCAGGGAATGCCAAG ACATAGACGAATGTGCCACCGACAGAAGTCTCTGCCAACCCTACGGCTTTTGTGAGAACAGACCGGGCtcgtatgtgtgtgtctgcaatCACGGTTTTGTCCTCTCAGAGGACGGACACTACTGCGAGG CAGTTCGAGTGCCGACAGATGAGAAGAAAGAGTGCTACCTGAACCTCGATGACACTGTGTTCTGCGACAGCGTCCTGGCCATCAACGTCACCAAGCAGGAGTGCTGCTGCTCCATTGGAGTGGGCTGGGGAGATCACTGTGAGATCTACCCCTGCCCCGTCTCTCACTCAG CTGAGTTCCACTCGCTGTGTCCAAACGGCCAAGGCCTCTACTATGAGGAAGGATTCCAGTACAGCCTGCCTGCCTACCACG ATATCGACGAGTGCTCTTTGTTTGCCGAGGAGATCTGTAAGAAGGGTCGCTGTGAGAATACGATGCCAGGCTACGAGTGCTACTGCCAACAAGGCTTCTACTACGATGGCAACCTTCTCGAGTGCATCG ATGTGAACGAATGCCACGACGAGTCCCTGTGCACTAATGGTCAGTGCGTCAACACTGAAGGGTCCTTCTACTGCATCTGTAACCGGCCCTGGACCCCGGACTCCAACAAGAAGAAGTGTGTGATGGCCACAGTAGCAG ATGTGAATGAATGCGAGGACCCAGAGAACTGTAAAAATGGTTTATGTGTGGACACTTTCGGGTCATACTACTGCGTTTGCACTCCACCCTGGACCCTGGCCATTGACCGAAACAGTTGCATAACTCCGGAGGAGCAGGCCG ATCGCACGGCAGCACACAAGGATGTGTGTTTTGTGCAGGTCGATGAGGGCCTCATCTGCAGTGATCCTGTGAAGGACCTGGTGGCGACCTACTCGGAGTGCTGCTGTCACTTCGGTCGCGGCTGGGGACCCGAGTGCAACACCTGCCCGTCCAGAAACTCGG AGATGTTCAGTCGTCTGTGTGAGATGCATCTTGACACAGAGTCTGATGGGGAACCGGATTTCCTGCCAGCTTTCGCCAACTACAACCCAG GTGACAGTTCAGAAGAGGATTCAGACGAATGCAGCTGTGCAAATGGCCGCTGTGTACGCTCCTATCTGGGCACCATGTGTGAATGTAACCCAGGCTTTAGGTTAGACCACTCCCGTGCCCGCTGTACAG aCATTGATGAGTGTGCAGAGCGAGGCGCCCGCGTCAATCCCTGCAAGAATGCTCGCTGTGTGAACACACTGGGTTCATATAAGTGCTTCTGCAAACACGGCTTCGTGGCCACGCGCAGGCCAAATGTGTGTGCCCGTCGCAGGTCTCGGTAA
- the ltbp3 gene encoding latent-transforming growth factor beta-binding protein 3 isoform X2 has translation MPSMISHLLVIWLSVHRLVWCAERSSTPERFKVVIAPLICKRICLKGQCQDKCEQGNNTTLIAENGQAADTLIGPGFRVVVCPLTCMNGGVCSSRKHCLCPPGFTGRLCQFPLQQTQQPQAARGNEQPVYPVALKPDGQKFVEHSGIGRTQLTQTHSIFSLPMSQGGHHSSEVQINVRVHHTPDTSVVFQSIDQSDAKPPHKTGPRLIHHKPKGRCFQETTPKQACNSTPLPVLTNQEECCGSVGNSWGQNKCYQCPKLPNASVKQTIVEEYGSTCPQGYKRFNTTHCQDINECSMQGVCQNGDCLNTLGSFKCSCKSGFVLERNRCVDSPAEQAQCFRLVSEARGCEHPLSTRITQEMCCCTVGKAWGHSCERCPQVGTVAFTQICPAGKGYFLQSITETVAFPPIIFSQSYGKEEQERVEKPAETYTVKQTHSNTSRPRVPAETDECGLSRNICGHGECENSPNGRICHCHPGYHLSSLRNICEDDNECESEPCGHGRGRCINTEGAYKCFCRPGYKHMVQHGRLKCVDMNECAEPDICGVGGICRNLPGSYKCECHSGFRSKSHRHPACEDINECLNPDTCPNEQCENTPGSYECVPCLPGHEAHAGTCYDVNECQKPGICPNGRCENLPGTYRCLCNEGFLHSADSKSCRDIDECADVRLCAYGRCINTDGSFKCQCYPGYQRTQEGSHCEDINECKTPSNCVRGRCINNMGSYHCECQKGYTLVGGRECQDIDECATDRSLCQPYGFCENRPGSYVCVCNHGFVLSEDGHYCEAVRVPTDEKKECYLNLDDTVFCDSVLAINVTKQECCCSIGVGWGDHCEIYPCPVSHSAEFHSLCPNGQGLYYEEGFQYSLPAYHDIDECSLFAEEICKKGRCENTMPGYECYCQQGFYYDGNLLECIDVNECHDESLCTNGQCVNTEGSFYCICNRPWTPDSNKKKCVMATVADVNECEDPENCKNGLCVDTFGSYYCVCTPPWTLAIDRNSCITPEEQADVNECQDPSYCKNGRCENTPGSFHCFCDPPLTFSAALKQCVYDDRTAAHKDVCFVQVDEGLICSDPVKDLVATYSECCCHFGRGWGPECNTCPSRNSEMFSRLCEMHLDTESDGEPDFLPAFANYNPGDSSEEDSDECSCANGRCVRSYLGTMCECNPGFRLDHSRARCTDIDECAERGARVNPCKNARCVNTLGSYKCFCKHGFVATRRPNVCARRRSR, from the exons TTGTTTGTCCCCTGACGTGCATGAATGGAGGAGTGTGCAGCTCCAGGAAGCACTGCCTGTGCCCTCCCGGCTTCACCGGGCGACTCTGCCAGTTTCCACTccagcagacgcagcaacctcAGGCAGCGCGCGGCAACGAGCAGCCCGTGTACCCCGTGGCCCTGAAACCAGACGGGCAGAAGTTTGTGGAGCATTCGGGCATAGGCCGCACCCAGCTGACACAAACGCACTCGATTTTCAGCCTGCCGATGTCGCAAGGGGGGCACCACTCATCAGAAG TGCAGATTAACGTACGTGTTCACCACACGCCGGACACCTCTGTGGTCTTTCAATCCATCGACCAATCAGATGCCAAGCCTCCTCACAAGACAGGGCCGCGTCTGATCCACCACAAACCGAAGGGGCGTTGCTTCCAGGAGACCACGCCGAAACAAGCT TGCAACAGCACGCCACTTCCCGTTCTGACCAATCAGGAGGAATGCTGTGGCAGCGTGGGAAACTCGTGGGGACAAAACAAGTGTTATCAGTGCCCCAAATTACCAA ATGCATCAGTCAAACAGACCATTGTGGAGGAGTACGGCTCCACCTGTCCTCAAGGCTATAAAAGATTCAACACCACTCACTGTCAAG ACATCAACGAGTGCTCCATGCAGGGCGTCTGTCAGAACGGAGATTGCCTCAACACACTGGGCAGTTTCAAATGTTCCTGCAAGTCCGGTTTTGTCTTGGAGAGGAACCGATGTGTCG ATTCTCCGGCTGAGCAGGCTCAGTGCTTCCGGTTGGTATCCGAAGCCAGGGGCTGCGAGCACCCTCTGTCAACCAGAATCACCCAGGAGATGTGCTGCTGCACGGTGGGAAAAGCCTGGGGCCACAGTTGTGAAAGATGTCCTCAGGTGGGCACAG TGGCCTTCACTCAGATCTGTCCTGCTGGGAAAGGATACTTTCTTCAAAGTATAACTGAGACCGTGGCTTTCCCTCCCATCATCTTTTCCCAAAGTTATGGCAAAGAAG AACAAGAGAGGGTG GAGAAGCCTGCAGAGACATACACTGTGAAGCAGACTCACTCCAACACCAGCCGTCCTCGTGTGCCTG CGGAGACAGATGAATGTGGGCTGAGCAGAAACATTTGTGGTCACGGAGAGTGTGAGAACAGCCCGAATGGCCGCATCTGTCACTGTCACCCTGGCTACCATCTCAGCTCACTGAGGAACATCTGTGAAG ATGATAACGAGTGTGAGTCGGAGCCATGCGGCCACGGCAGAGGCCGCTGCATCAACACAGAAGGAGCGTACAAATGCTTCTGTCGCCCGGGCTATAAACACATGGTGCAGCATGGAAGACTCAAGTGCGTAG ATATGAACGAGTGCGCCGAGCCAGACATATGCGGCGTGGGAGGCATCTGTCGAAACTTGCCCGGTTCTTATAAATGTGAATGCCACAGTGGCTTTAGGAGCAAATCCCACCGTCATCCCGCCTGTGAAG ACATCAATGAGTGCTTGAATCCCGACACTTGTCCCAATGAGCAGTGTGAAAACACACCAGGCTCTTATGAGTGTGTTCCCTGCCTGCCCGGCCATGAGGCCCATGCTGGAACCTGCTACG ATGTTAATGAATGTCAGAAACCCGGCATCTGTCCAAACGGCCGCTGTGAGAACCTTCCTGGTACTTACCGTTGCCTGTGCAACGAGGGCTTCCTCCATTCTGCAGACAGCAAAAGTTGCAGGG ACATTGACGAGTGTGCGGACGTTCGGCTGTGCGCTTATGGCCGCTGCATCAACACGGATGGCTCCTTTAAGTGCCAGTGCTACCCGGGATACCAGCGCACACAGGAGGGCAGCCACTGTGAAG ATATCAATGAGTGTAAGACACCATCGAACTGTGTGAGGGGCCGTTGTATTAACAACATGGGCTCATACCACTGTGAGTGCCAGAAGGGGTACACACTGGTCGGAGGCAGGGAATGCCAAG ACATAGACGAATGTGCCACCGACAGAAGTCTCTGCCAACCCTACGGCTTTTGTGAGAACAGACCGGGCtcgtatgtgtgtgtctgcaatCACGGTTTTGTCCTCTCAGAGGACGGACACTACTGCGAGG CAGTTCGAGTGCCGACAGATGAGAAGAAAGAGTGCTACCTGAACCTCGATGACACTGTGTTCTGCGACAGCGTCCTGGCCATCAACGTCACCAAGCAGGAGTGCTGCTGCTCCATTGGAGTGGGCTGGGGAGATCACTGTGAGATCTACCCCTGCCCCGTCTCTCACTCAG CTGAGTTCCACTCGCTGTGTCCAAACGGCCAAGGCCTCTACTATGAGGAAGGATTCCAGTACAGCCTGCCTGCCTACCACG ATATCGACGAGTGCTCTTTGTTTGCCGAGGAGATCTGTAAGAAGGGTCGCTGTGAGAATACGATGCCAGGCTACGAGTGCTACTGCCAACAAGGCTTCTACTACGATGGCAACCTTCTCGAGTGCATCG ATGTGAACGAATGCCACGACGAGTCCCTGTGCACTAATGGTCAGTGCGTCAACACTGAAGGGTCCTTCTACTGCATCTGTAACCGGCCCTGGACCCCGGACTCCAACAAGAAGAAGTGTGTGATGGCCACAGTAGCAG ATGTGAATGAATGCGAGGACCCAGAGAACTGTAAAAATGGTTTATGTGTGGACACTTTCGGGTCATACTACTGCGTTTGCACTCCACCCTGGACCCTGGCCATTGACCGAAACAGTTGCATAACTCCGGAGGAGCAGGCCG ATGTGAATGAGTGCCAGGACCCCTCGTACTGTAAGAATGGGAGGTGTGAGAACACGCCCGGCTCCTTTCACTGTTTTTGCGACCCTCCCCTCACCTTCAGTGCAGCGCTGAAACAGTGCGTCTATGACG ATCGCACGGCAGCACACAAGGATGTGTGTTTTGTGCAGGTCGATGAGGGCCTCATCTGCAGTGATCCTGTGAAGGACCTGGTGGCGACCTACTCGGAGTGCTGCTGTCACTTCGGTCGCGGCTGGGGACCCGAGTGCAACACCTGCCCGTCCAGAAACTCGG AGATGTTCAGTCGTCTGTGTGAGATGCATCTTGACACAGAGTCTGATGGGGAACCGGATTTCCTGCCAGCTTTCGCCAACTACAACCCAG GTGACAGTTCAGAAGAGGATTCAGACGAATGCAGCTGTGCAAATGGCCGCTGTGTACGCTCCTATCTGGGCACCATGTGTGAATGTAACCCAGGCTTTAGGTTAGACCACTCCCGTGCCCGCTGTACAG aCATTGATGAGTGTGCAGAGCGAGGCGCCCGCGTCAATCCCTGCAAGAATGCTCGCTGTGTGAACACACTGGGTTCATATAAGTGCTTCTGCAAACACGGCTTCGTGGCCACGCGCAGGCCAAATGTGTGTGCCCGTCGCAGGTCTCGGTAA